Proteins from one Triticum aestivum cultivar Chinese Spring chromosome 7A, IWGSC CS RefSeq v2.1, whole genome shotgun sequence genomic window:
- the LOC123147740 gene encoding flavone O-methyltransferase 1-like has product MGSTATDMAASADEEACMYALQLVSSSILPMTLKNAIELGLLETLVAAGGKLLTPAEVAAKLPSTANPAAADMVDRMLRLLASYNVVSCTMEEGKDGRLSRRYGAAPVCKFLTPNEDGVSMAALALMNQDKVLMESWYYLKDAVLDGGIPFNKAYGMSAFEYHGTDPRFNRVFNEGMKNHSIIITKKLLEVYKGFEGLGTIVDVGGGVGATVGAIVAAYPAIKGINFDLPHVISEAPPFPGVTHVGGDMFQKVPSGDAILMKWILHDWSDEHCATLLKNCYDALPAHGKVVLVECILPVNPEATPKAQGVFHVDMIMLAHNPGGRERYEREFEALAKGAGFAAIKTTYIYANAFAIEFTK; this is encoded by the exons ATGGGCTCCACCGCAACCGACATGGCCGCCTCCGCCGACGAGGAGGCGTGCATGTACGCTCTCCAGCTCGTCTCGTCGTCGATCCTCCCGATGACGCTCAAGAACGCCATCGAGCTGGGCCTCCTGGAGACCCTGGTGGCCGCCGGCGGCAAGCTGCTGACCCCCGCCGAGGTGGCCGCCAAGCTCCCGTCCACGGCGAACCCCGCCGCGGCGGACATGGTGGACCGCATGCTCCGGCTGCTGGCCTCGTACAACGTGGTGTCGTGCACGATGGAGGAGGGCAAGGATGGGCGCCTGTCCCGGCGGTACGGCGCCGCGCCCGTGTGCAAGTTCCTCACCCCCAACGAGGACGGCGTCTCCATGGCGGCGCTCGCGCTCATGAACCAGGACAAGGTCCTCATGGAGAGCTG GTACTACCTGAAGGACGCGGTCCTTGACGGCGGCATCCCGTTCAACAAGGCGTACGGGATGTCGGCGTTCGAGTACCACGGCACGGACCCGCGCTTCAACCGCGTCTTCAACGAGGGGATGAAGAAccactccatcatcatcaccaagaaGCTGCTCGAGGTCTACAAGGGCTTCGAGGGCCTCGGCACCATCGTCGAcgtgggcggcggcgtgggcgccACCGTGGGCGCCATCGTCGCCGCGTACCCGGCCATCAAGGGCATCAACTTCGACCTCCCCCACGTCATCTCCGAGGCGCCGCCGTTCCCGGGCGTCACCCACGTCGGCGGCGACATGTTCCAGAAGGTGCCCTCGGGGGACGCCATCCTCATGAAGTGGATCCTCCACGACTGGAGCGACGAGCACTGCGCGACGCTGCTCAAGAACTGCTACGACGCGCTGCCGGCgcacggcaaggtggtgctcgtgGAGTGCATCCTGCCGGTGAACCCGGAGGCCACGCCCAAGGCGCAGGGGGTGTTCCACGTCGACATGATCATGCTCGCGCACAACCCCGGCGGCAGGGAGAGGTACGAGAGGGAGTTCGAGGCCCTGGCCAAGGGCGCCGGCTTCGCCGCCATCAAGACCACTTACATCTACGCCAACGCATTCGCCATCGAGTTCACCAAGTAG